A single window of Coffea eugenioides isolate CCC68of chromosome 7, Ceug_1.0, whole genome shotgun sequence DNA harbors:
- the LOC113776721 gene encoding myb family transcription factor PHL5-like — MPSVLFATAYSSKEFVNKKDRFPTVISCNFGLDNFSGTHLLLLFLVQSFELLHLTSIIIIPSMNIQKIGSYERMLQNCGHTSDYASEFSYRFPHSFGNPPESSDMGLCFQSAARDDGSQRQNFWPNNSSSTIMGQIGSASAFYAAEVYMGLTQLDARDNQSTCSTQLSKINHDVHIPSYDQSENCLFTDSPPRKLEPCSFPANNALPAVPNSQTPNSQYISSEASYRHPFSDLTEKERLWQLKKKLLGDVDNPNKRQHTMPLQRNQDVGVSCNLYDSHFPNAKPSGRSSGCISPISTNPASAAGAVTNKTRIRWTQELHDRFVECVNHLGGADKATPKAILRLMEWEGLTIFHVKSHLQKYRNAKYIPASAEGTLLTNNFAQYVRKVVMFDPKIASGKSDKGPCTNNAAQIDIKK; from the exons ATGCCTTCTGTCCTTTTTGCCACAGCTTATTCTTCTAAGGAGTTCGTTAATAAAAAAGATCGATTCCCTACAGTTATTTCTTGCAACTTTGGTCTTGATAATTTCAGTGGAACTCACCTTTTGTTGCTGTTCTTGGTCCAAAGTTTTGAGTTGTTGCATCTCACCAGCATAATCATAATACCATCAATGAATATCCAAAAGATTGGGAGCTATGAAAGAATGCTGCAGAACTGTGGACACACAAGTGATTATGCTTCAGAATTTTCATACAGGTTTCCCCATAGTTTTGGTAATCCGCCGGAGTCCTCCGACATGGGGCTTTGTTTTCAGTCAGCAGCCAGAGATGATGGCTCACAGAGGCAAAACTTTTGGCCTAATAACTCATCTAGCACCATTATGGGCCAAATTGGATCAGCTTCTGCTTTCTATGCAGCGGAAGTTTACATGGGATTAACACAGCTTGATGCCAGAGATAATCAGTCCACCTGCAGCACCCAGCTTTCGAAGATTAATCATGATGTACATATTCCATCATATGACCAATCTGAGAATTGTTTATTTACAGATTCACCTCCAAGAAAGCTAGAGCCCTGCAGCTTCCCAGCGAATAACGCCTTGCCAGCGGTTCCAAACTCTCAAACCCCAAACAGCCAATATATCAGTTCAGAAGCATCCTATAGACATCCCTTTAGTGATCTTACAGAGAAAGAGAGGCTGTGGCAACTCAAAAAGAAACTGTTGGGTGACGTTGATAATCCCAATAAGAGACAGCATACCATGCCTCTTCAGAGAAATCAAGATGTCGGA GTCTCGTGCAATTTGTACGACTCCCACTTCCCAAATGCGAAGCCGTCTGGTAGAAGTTCTGGATGTATTTCTCCTATTTCCACCAATCCTGCCTCTGCTGCAGGAGCTGTAACCAACAAGACACGGATCAGATGGACTCAGGAGCTTCATGATCGATTTGTCGAGTGTGTAAACCACCTTGGTGGTGCTGACA AGGCTACACCCAAGGCAATACTAAGGCTGATGGAATGGGAAGGACTAACCATCTTCCATGTCAAAAGTCATTTGCAG AAATATCGAAATGCAAAGTACATCCCAGCATCTGCAGAAGGTACACTCTTGACAAACAATTTTGCACAATATGTGAGGAAAGTTGTCATGTTTGATCCTAAGATTGCTTCAG GAAAATCTGACAAAGGACCATGCACAAACAATGCAGCGCAGATTGACATAAAAAAGTAA
- the LOC113778687 gene encoding UBP1-associated protein 2C-like — MEEIKKRKLEELGNGKFDLNLSQPTSLTLSLSSSSSASLEELRTLLEPLAKPQLTDLLVKLGFQYPFIAEEIRSVARADPALRKLFVRGLSWNTTSETLCAAFEEHGEIEEGAVIADKATGKSRGYGFITYKDMESAQRALKAPSKIIDGRMAVCNLACEGLSSSSTTPDQAQRKLYIGSLSPETTSELLLSFFAKHGEIEEGSVAYDKETNRSRGFGFVTFKTVEAAKRAIDDPQKMLGGRNITVKLADNHKGKVMHTQLPSPIVPVPVGLASAYPPPHNVHSGSGNPVGYAYPQPLAAYPGTAYSSPPVVGAGAYPGQPQTSYPQFGHKKDPPTPPSALGGYPYYMPKQ, encoded by the exons ATGGAGGAGATAAAGAAGCGAAAGCTGGAGGAATTGGGCAACGGAAAATTCGATCTGAATTTATCACAACCCACTTCGCTGACTTTATCTCTGTCTTCCTCTTCATCTGCATCACTAGAAGAGCTGCGCACGCTGCTTGAACCTCTAGCCAAGCCTCAACTGACTGACCTCCTAGTCAAACT AGGGTTCCAATATCCTTTTATTGCTGAAGAAATTAGAAGTGTTGCAAGAGCAGATCCAGCCCTTCGAAAGCTTTTTGTTCGTGGTTTATCCTGGAATACTACTTCAGAGACCTTGTGTGCT GCATTTGAAGAGCATGGGGAAATTGAAGAGGGTGCTGTGATAGCTGACAAAGCTACAGGAAAATCACGTGGCTATGGTTTCATCACATACAAAGACATGGAGTCAGCTCAGAGAGCTTTAAAAGCACCAAGCAAAATTATTGAT GGTCGCATGGCTGTCTGTAACCTAGCCTGTGAGGGCTTGAGCAGCTCCAGCACTACACCTGATCAGGCCCAGAGAAAGCTCTATATTGGTAGTTTGTCACCGGAAACTACCAGTGAATTGCTACTGAGCTTCTTTGCAAAGCACGGTGAGATAGAAGAAGGTTCAGTGGCATATGACAAGGAAACAAACAGATCACG TGGTTTTGGCTTTGTTACTTTCAAAACTGTGGAAGCTGCAAAGAGAGCTATAGATGATCCACAAAAGATGCTTGGG GGAAGAAATATAACTGTGAAGCTTGCTGATAACCACAAAGGCAAAGTTATGCACACACAGTTACCATCACCAATTGTTCCAGTACCAGTTGGTTTGGCTTCTGCATACCCTCCCCCTCATAATGTTCATTCTGGCTCTGGAAATCCGGTTGGATATGCTTATCCTCAACCATTGGCAGCATATCCTGGTACTGCATACTCAAGTCCACCTGTAGTAGGAGCTGGTGCATACCCAGGCCAACCACAGACTTCGTATCCCCAGTTTGGTCATAAGAAAGATCCTCCAACTCCACCTTCAGCACTAGGAGGGTACCCGTATTACATGCCAAAGCAATGA
- the LOC113778304 gene encoding transcription termination factor MTEF18, mitochondrial-like, translating into MVLAHLQKLGKPSIVKWVSIGFVNNNFRVSRSNFWAIWGTGSCQIAKNFSCYSRRKARMMEIAAEKEAQAALLDYLHSTRSLLFTDADNMSRNSPHFLRKLLGKVDNQAEIGRSITRFLRYHPINEFEPFFESMGLKPSEYSTLLPRQLMFLNDDPVLLENYHVLCNYGIARNKVGKFYKEVPEIFRYGEGVLQKKIDSFEKVGLSQSTVIRAVLSSPYLLVGDANLEFFDVLDKLRSADPAFDWIEHLMEENSYDWRQMLEILCLLGKMGCSEEQLGSLIRKHPELIFENSGSNALLLIGVLTKFGLRPDEICSTFLQFPQIPIAKFLGNLKHCYNFLVEIEMAMLDVGRIVCSHTILLGSCTIKKLETLLTALRVTKDQLCEIVKESPEAMENWVVGKKIKRLPNLTAEEEELRSRRMKTEFLLDLGFVENSEEMKRALKLFRGKGLNLQERFDCFVNAGFSKKDVAEMVKESPNILNLSKDAIETKIEFLVNDLGYPVSILRKFPPCISYKIERIKLRLTMYNWLKDQGAVEPNLALSTVLATADKLFIKAYVEQHPEGPAVYERLKQTICSH; encoded by the coding sequence ATGGTCTTGGCCCATTTGCAGAAACTTGGAAAACCATCCATTGTCAAATGGGTTTCTATTGGTTTTGTTAATAACAACTTTAGAGTATCAAGAAGCAATTTTTGGGCAATTTGGGGAACTGGGTCGTGCCAAATTGCCAAAAACTTTAGCTGTTATAGTAGAAGAAAGGCCAGGATGATGGAAATTGCTGCTGAAAAGGAAGCCCAAGCTGCTTTGTTAGATTACTTGCATTCTACTAGAAGCTTGCTGTTTACTGATGCTGATAATATGAGTAGAAATTCACCACACTTTCTCAGGAAGTTGTTGGGAAAAGTGGATAATCAGGCTGAGATTGGGCGGTCTATAACCCGGTTTCTTAGGTACCATCCTATCAACGAGTTTGAACCATTTTTTGAGAGTATGGGATTGAAACCTTCTGAGTACTCTACGTTGCTTCCAAGGCAACTGATGTTCTTGAATGATGATCCTGTTTTGCTGGAGAACTATCATGTCTTGTGTAATTACGGTATTGCACGGAATAAGGTAGGAAAATTTTACAAGGAAGTGCCTGAGATTTTCAGATACGGTGAGGGGGTCCTGCAGAAAAAGATTGATTCTTTTGAAAAGGTGGGGCTGAGTCAATCTACTGTGATCAGAGCTGTTCTTTCAAGTCCATATCTTTTGGTTGGGGATGCAAATCTGGAGTTCTTTGATGTTTTAGATAAATTGAGGAGTGCTGATCCTGCATTTGATTGGATTGAGCACTTAATGGAAGAAAATTCGTATGATTGGAGGCAAATGCTTGAGATTTTGTGCTTGCTTGGCAAGATGGGTTGCAGTGAGGAGCAGTTGGGAAGTTTAATTCGAAAGCATCCAGAACTCATATTTGAGAATTCAGGATCCAATGCCTTATTGCTGATTGGGGTCTTGACAAAATTTGGATTGAGACCAGATGAGATATGCAGTACGTTCCTTCAGTTTCCACAAATCCCAATTGCAAAGTTTCTGGGGAATTTAAAGCATTGCTATAATTTTCTTGTTGAAATTGAGATGGCTATGCTAGATGTTGGGAGGATAGTTTGTTCACATACTATATTGCTAGGTTCATGTACTATAAAGAAACTTGAAACATTGCTGACTGCTTTGAGAGTTACAAAGGATCAGCTCTGTGAAATCGTGAAGGAAAGTCCTGAAGCAATGGAGAACTGGGTTGTTGGAAAGAAAATTAAGCGACTCCCAAACCTGACAGCTGAGGAGGAAGAGCTAAGATCACGGAGGATGAAGACTGAATTCTTATTGGACCTTGGATTTGTTGAAAACTCGGAGGAAATGAAAAGAGCACTCAAGTTATTTCGAGGGAAGGGACTGAATCTTCAAGAGAGGTTTGattgttttgtaaatgctgGTTTTAGCAAAAAGGATGTTGCTGAGATGGTCAAAGAATCTCCAAATATCCTTAATCTGTCTAAGGATGCCATTGAGACAAAGATTGAGTTTCTTGTAAACGATTTGGGCTATCCTGTGTCTATTTTAAGAAAGTTTCCACCATGCATCTCCTACAAGATAGAAAGGATCAAACTTAGGCTTACAATGTATAATTGGCTTAAGGACCAGGGTGCTGTGGAGCCCAATCTCGCATTAAGCACTGTGCTAGCAACTGCTGACAAGTTGTTCATCAAGGCATACGTAGAGCAGCATCCTGAAGGCCCTGCAGTTTATGAAAGGCTAAAACAAACAATATGTTCACATTAG